From one Lolium rigidum isolate FL_2022 chromosome 4, APGP_CSIRO_Lrig_0.1, whole genome shotgun sequence genomic stretch:
- the LOC124650274 gene encoding uncharacterized protein LOC124650274: MAAADATTAMTIDFLRARLLSERSVSRAAKDRADQLANRVAELEELLRAVTAQRRKAERAAADVLAILDSQGFGRFSDAADSGSDDDGAGGPEAAEHGCGGEARGEAEDALSGSELGGPAGAPQPGPGGLSWKGRAASPDADRRQPHHRARQLRQRHGHSHRRNSYFRSLVADSSPKYQPGQSCRKIKRKEPRLRTEDEGGKDNAAGGLGEEKETSDCTVCTDEQRDLDGGEASQDGRGSSSGDGGVQDGNERYTVEYEKDGEMERVLEKQAELIGQYEAEENAQREWEKKFSGTRDSTLGDIDRDNKLNQNEKASELRGRAGQIMTKEVVREDAPSRGKHLFGINSPSECLLNGSVSDLSSNVPEVRATGKCKESGNDFGWATPVVASVDSELHARKDELVHRSYTEIIDGSGCSNLGRSASLPQKGYTSIPITGHNKGQGDGNSDSGSSYHVNARPYEHYITTPSVGSPLSDTPKSKMSEWSSSCFHNHTDNQIDMQPHQLSSDDIGGVLDALQHAKMSLREKLSRASPPRQDMLALPAPEDHYIEDDLQFNDTQLPLCMSLNQEILALPVSGGYLSRISLPGDDAKIPVSSSGLFRLPTDSFPQNEVCSTDGYGSEFSLVSSQQTIFSRNPASHMMSTSSLYQHGSSISPNPYHDPHSSMLLSKSAKGGASFIPQIRRSSDDTRRGMPS; the protein is encoded by the exons atggcggcggcggacgcgaccACGGCCATGACCATCGACTTCCtccgcgcgcgcctcctctccgagCGCTCCGTCTCCCGCGCCGCCAAGGACCGCGCCGACCAGCTCGCCAACCGG GTCGCGGAGCTGGAGGAGCTGCTCCGGGCGGTGACGGCCCAGCGGCGGAAGGCGGAGCGGGCCGCCGCGGACGTGCTCGCCATCCTCGACTCCCAGGGGTTCGGCCGCTTCTCCGACGCCGCGGAttccggctccgacgacgacggcgctggtggccCCGAGGCCGCCGAGCACGGATGTGGCGGCGAGGCCCGCGGGGAAGCGGAGGATGCGCTGTCGGGCTCGGAGCTGGGAGGCCCGGCCGGGGCGCCGCAGCCCGGCCCCGGGGGGCTGTCGTGGAAGGGCCGCGCCGCGAGCCCTGACGCGGACCGGCGGCAGCCGCATCACAGGGCCAGGCAGCTCAGGCAGCGGCACGGCCATAGCCACAGGAGGAACAGCTACTTTCGCTCGCTCGTCGCGGATTCCTCGCCCAAGTACCAGCCGGGGCAGTCGTGCCGGAAGATCAAGAGGAAGGAGCCGAG ATTGCGAACTGAAGATGAGGGGGGCAAGGACAATGCCGCCGGGGGTCTGGGCGAGGAGAAGGAAACATCAGATTGTACTGTCTGCACCGACGAGCAGCGTGATTTGGATGGTGGTGAGGCGAGCCAAGATGGGCGGGGTTCTTCTTCTGGTGATGGGGGAGTTCAGGATGGCAACGAGAGGTACACCGTGGAGTATGAGAAGGACGGGGAGATGGAGCGGGTGCTCGAGAAGCAGGCTGAGCTGATTGGGCAGTATGAGGCAGAGGAAAACGCTCAGAGGGAGTGGGAGAAGAAATTCAGCGGAACCCGGGATTCAACTTTG GGTGATATTGACCGGGACAATAAGTTAAACCAGAATGAAAAAGCTTCGGAGCTGAGGGGCAGAGCTGGTCAGATTATGACTAAAGAAGTAGTGCGTGAAGACGCACCGTCAAGAGGTAAACATCTGTTTGGAATCAACAGTCCCTCGGAATGTTTGTTGAATGGTTCTGTCTCTGACTTGTCATCAAATGTTCCAGAAGTAAGGGCTACTGGGAAGTGCAAAGAATCTGGTAATGATTTTGGGTGGGCTACTCCAGTAGTTGCTTCAGTTGATAGTGAATTGCATGCCAGGAAGGATGAGCTGGTACATAGAAGTTACACTGAAATTATTGATGGGAGTGGGTGTAGTAATCTTGGAAGATCTGCTTCTTTGCCACAAAAAGGCTATACTAGCATCCCAATTACAGGACATAATAAAGGTCAAGGAGATGGAAATTCAGATAGTGGTTCAAGCTACCATGTGAATGCTCGCCCTTATGAGCACTACATAACCACACCATCAGTTGGAAGCCCTTTAAGCGATACTCCTAAAAGTAAAATGTCTGAATGGAGTTCGTCATGCTTTCATAACCATACTGATAATCAGATTGACATGCAGCCGCATCAACTCTCAAGTGATGATATTGGAGGTGTCCTAGATGCCCTTCAACATGCCAAGATGTCCCTCCGAGAAAAGCTGAGCAGGGCAAGTCCACCCAGACAGGACATGTTAGCACTTCCAGCACCAGAGGATCACTACATAGAGGATGATTTGCAATTCAATGACACACAACTTCCACTTTGCATGTCTCTTAACCAGGAAATATTGGCACTGCCAGTGTCAGGAGGCTACCTAAGCAGGATCAGTTTACCAGGTGATGATGCAAAAATACCAGTTAGCTCTTCTGGTTTGTTTCGGTTGCCAACAGACTCGTTTCCCCAAAACGAGGTGTGCTCTACTGATGGCTATGGCTCAGAGTTCAGTTTGGTATCAAGTCAGCAGACCATATTTTCAAGAAACCCTGCTAGTCATATGATGTCAACTTCATCTCTTTACCAGCATGGTTCTAGTATCTCACCAAATCCATATCATGATCCTCACAGTTCAATGTTATTGTCAAAGTCTGCAAAAGGGGGTGCTTCTTTCATCCCACAAATTCGAAGGTCTAGCGACGATACAAGAAGAGGA ATGCCTTCTTGA
- the LOC124648605 gene encoding uncharacterized protein LOC124648605: MAVALPADALAEILRRLPLRSLATARCVCKVWRAIVDGRRLLLPEPALDMQGLHVANPATQWRASLPPPPPPLPGRFNEPPHLVFDPAESLYYEVLIVPESPFIEERAEPSKEWPASVWPLCAFSSRTGQWEERAFVREGEAAGMASDKVLQGSNAFGQNCSAYWQGALFVQCNGGFTVMRISLSNNKYRVIKMPTDIGESEYEDVYLGRSKEGLCCALFHDQYMLRIWILDDSCGATEWVLKHHIDIDHSVSPVTSVYDENAKEGPWILEDADSVEHYGQQSLQDANKDEDDSNNALLKSKVEWDSDNDDMVDSESEVVQSFIGDISVLGFHPYKDAIFLNLSLDRAVVYHLNTSRVQLLGKVCPDDCYSHTAYIKSSFPYTPCLVADSPENKLEAHVEG; this comes from the exons ATGGCCGTGGCGCTGCCCGCGGACGCCCTCGCGGAaatcctccgccgcctcccgctgcgcaGCCTCGCCACCGCACGGTGCGTGTGCAAGGTGTGGCGCGCCATCGTCGACGGCCGCCGGCTGCTGCTCCCGGAGCCCGCACTTG acATGCAAGGGCTCCACGTGGCCAACCCCGCGACACAGTGGCGGGCAAGCTTGCCCCCGCCCCCTCCCCCGCTCCCAGGGAGGTTCAACGAGCCGCCACACCTTGTGTTTGATCCCGCCGAGTCACTGTACTACGAGGTCTTGATCGTTCCTGAAAGCCCTTTCATAGAGGAGAGGGCCGAACCATCCAAGGAGTGGCCAGCATCAGTATGGCCTCTGTGTGCCTTTTCATCACGCACGGGTCAGTGGGAAGAGAGGGCTTTTGTCCGGGAAGGCGAGGCCGCAGGGATGGCTTCTGACAAGGTATTGCAGGGGTCCAATGCATTCGGTCAGAACTGCAGCGCTTATTGGCAGGGTGCATTATTTGTGCAGTGCAATGGTGGCTTCACTGTTATGAG AATATCCTTGTCAAATAATAAGTATCGGGTAATTAAAATGCCAACAGATATTGGGGAGTCCGAATACGAGGATGTTTATCTAGGACGATCAAAGGAAGGGTTATGTTGTGCACTATTTCATGATCAGTACATGCTTCGTATTTGGATCCTTGACGATTCATGTGGTGCGACAGAGTGGGTGCTGAAGCATCACATTGACATTGACCATAGTGTCTCGCCTGTAACGAGTGTTTATGATGAGAATGCCAAAGAGGGACCCTGGATTTTAGAAGATGCTGACAGTGTTGAACACTATGGTCAACAAAGTTTACAAGATGCTAACAAGGATGAAGATGACAGCAATAATGCACTTTTGAAGAGTAAAGTCGAATGGGATTCAGACAACGATGATATGGTTGACAGTGAATCTGAGGTTGTACAGAGCTTCATAGGAGACATTAGTGTCCTTGGATTTCATCCTTACAAAGATGCCATATTCTTGAATCTTTCGCTTGACAGAGCTGTGGTCTATCATCTGAATACCTCTAGGGTTCAACTTTTGGGTAAAGTATGCCCAGATGATTGTTATAGTCATACGGCATACATAAAATCCTCTTTCCCGTACACACCATGTTTGGTAGCAGATTCCCCAGAAAACAAACTAGAAGCCCATGTCGAAGGCTAG